One Pseudomonas sp. HOU2 genomic window carries:
- a CDS encoding pilus assembly protein TadG-related protein gives MSPRTQFNGPARQRGAIGLMAAATLSLALVLMLLVVDTGRLYMEQRKLQRVVDSAALEAVSRGGNCQSGLSAATYAGQSAVRNGYIVDSNNTLATTCGSVQTAASGLRAFTVDATQSSAIKVVASRTVITSFAGGVQALFSGSAVSLNTTLNASAVAAQPIPTVAQLNIRSTLANINTAQSNILNPLFSGLLGGNVNLTALGWDGLLNTDINLLSYLNQLAINLNVAAGNYTQLLNTQATVTQLIQAAATVVQLNGATATVITALGQLQVAAINAAPVKLGDILQLQTGTTAAGLDANLQLLQLIQGVVQLANSKSAVAATLPISVLGLANVTVRVKVIEPPQFSAIGDPARAKANPLGADRIYVRTAQIRTMLSVDLPVLSGVAGLTNAVLGLVGGLTSTLNAVLGLNLVAVLNSVVCLGCQQLDPLLLPSPRIDISLDAGGAKSYVTDYSCPTGSTGTKSLTAHTVTSIADLKLGKIDPTNAFSSSAEPTVTPLPLIDLGIATCYRVAGLGSCDPNSHIQYGAGGIAIMLDTPVAQNSQDLLFSSGTPFATPANLKLPPSVQSAAPTSNIVGSLSNTLAGINLIVYRPQGSNPLGAIVTGVASLISDVTNHLLPVVTNLVSPLLDPLLNNLLKSLGINLMDVDVGANMTCGQTGKAYLVI, from the coding sequence ATGTCGCCTCGTACGCAGTTCAACGGTCCGGCCCGGCAACGCGGGGCGATCGGGTTGATGGCGGCTGCCACCCTCAGTCTGGCGCTGGTGTTGATGCTGTTGGTGGTCGACACCGGTCGGCTGTACATGGAGCAGCGCAAGTTGCAGCGGGTGGTCGACAGCGCGGCGCTGGAAGCGGTCAGTCGCGGCGGCAATTGTCAGTCCGGCCTGAGCGCGGCCACGTATGCCGGGCAAAGCGCGGTGCGCAATGGCTACATCGTCGATAGCAACAACACCCTCGCGACGACCTGCGGCAGCGTGCAGACCGCCGCTAGCGGCCTGCGTGCGTTTACCGTCGATGCAACCCAGTCGAGCGCGATCAAGGTGGTCGCCAGCCGCACGGTCATCACCAGTTTTGCCGGCGGCGTGCAGGCCTTGTTCAGCGGCTCGGCGGTCAGCCTCAACACCACGCTCAACGCCTCGGCCGTCGCCGCGCAACCGATACCAACGGTGGCGCAACTGAACATCCGCAGTACGCTGGCGAACATCAACACTGCCCAGTCGAATATTCTCAATCCGCTGTTCTCCGGGCTGCTTGGCGGCAACGTCAACCTCACGGCACTGGGTTGGGATGGCCTGCTCAATACCGACATCAACCTGCTCAGCTACCTCAATCAACTGGCGATCAACCTCAACGTCGCCGCCGGCAACTACACGCAACTGCTCAACACTCAGGCCACGGTCACCCAGCTGATTCAGGCGGCGGCCACGGTGGTCCAGCTCAATGGTGCGACCGCTACGGTGATCACTGCGCTGGGTCAGTTGCAGGTTGCGGCGATCAATGCTGCGCCGGTCAAACTCGGTGACATCCTGCAGTTGCAGACCGGTACCACGGCGGCCGGGCTGGATGCCAACCTGCAGTTGCTGCAACTGATTCAGGGCGTGGTGCAACTGGCCAACAGCAAAAGCGCGGTGGCCGCGACCTTGCCGATCAGCGTGCTGGGGCTGGCGAATGTCACGGTGCGGGTCAAGGTGATCGAGCCACCGCAGTTCTCGGCGATTGGCGACCCGGCGCGGGCCAAGGCCAATCCGTTGGGGGCGGACCGGATTTATGTGCGCACGGCACAGATTCGCACGATGCTTTCGGTGGATCTGCCGGTATTGAGCGGGGTGGCCGGGCTGACCAATGCGGTGCTGGGGCTGGTGGGTGGGCTGACCTCGACACTCAATGCGGTGCTCGGTCTGAATCTGGTGGCAGTGCTGAACTCGGTGGTATGTCTTGGCTGCCAGCAACTGGATCCACTGCTTTTGCCGTCGCCGAGAATCGATATCAGCCTGGATGCCGGTGGTGCCAAAAGTTATGTTACCGATTACAGCTGCCCGACCGGATCCACCGGTACCAAGAGCCTGACCGCACATACCGTTACCTCTATTGCCGACCTCAAACTCGGCAAGATCGATCCCACTAATGCGTTCTCATCCTCAGCCGAGCCGACGGTCACGCCATTGCCGCTGATCGACCTGGGCATCGCGACGTGTTACAGGGTCGCCGGGCTCGGCAGTTGCGACCCCAATTCGCATATTCAATACGGTGCCGGCGGCATCGCAATCATGCTGGATACCCCCGTCGCGCAAAACTCGCAGGACTTGCTGTTTTCCAGCGGTACGCCATTCGCGACACCCGCCAACCTGAAACTGCCGCCAAGCGTGCAATCAGCTGCGCCGACCTCCAATATCGTCGGCAGCCTGAGCAACACGTTGGCGGGGATCAATTTGATCGTATACAGACCGCAAGGCAGTAATCCACTGGGCGCAATCGTGACTGGCGTCGCCTCATTGATCAGTGACGTCACCAATCATCTGCTGCCTGTGGTGACCAACCTGGTCAGCCCGTTGCTCGATCCATTGCTCAACAATCTGCTTAAAAGCCTGGGCATCAACCTGATGGACGTCGACGTCGGCGCCAACATGACCTGTGGCCAGACCGGCAAGGCCTATCTGGTGATCTAG